In Shinella sp. XGS7, a single genomic region encodes these proteins:
- a CDS encoding alpha/beta fold hydrolase: MRIDIGGGVRLFVDVQGPGLVPDGAQMREKPTLICMHGGPGFDHSAFKPGFDALADIAQIVYYDHRGHGRSDARPPEEWTLDTWADDIVRLSDALGIVKPIVLGQSFGGFVAQRYIARHPDHAAKVILSSTSHHMGLERKLDWFGRLGGPEARAAAEAFWSRPDPQTWAAYWSRCRSLYNTQPPLDPQAGERTLARTEILLHFVAHEKQGLDLLPGLARAACPVLVLTGDQDPVCPIEDAREIAAALPERWRHFACVEGAGHGTWRDKPQAAYAVLRNFLLA, from the coding sequence ATGAGGATCGATATCGGCGGCGGCGTGCGCCTCTTCGTGGATGTGCAGGGCCCGGGCCTGGTGCCCGACGGGGCGCAGATGCGCGAGAAGCCCACGCTGATCTGCATGCATGGCGGGCCGGGCTTCGACCACAGCGCCTTCAAGCCAGGCTTCGACGCCCTGGCCGATATCGCCCAGATCGTCTATTACGACCACCGCGGCCATGGCCGCAGCGATGCGCGCCCGCCCGAGGAGTGGACCCTGGACACCTGGGCCGACGACATCGTGCGCCTCAGCGACGCCCTGGGCATCGTCAAGCCCATCGTGCTGGGCCAGAGCTTTGGCGGCTTCGTGGCCCAGCGCTATATCGCGCGCCATCCGGACCATGCGGCCAAGGTGATTCTGTCCAGCACCTCCCACCATATGGGCCTGGAGCGCAAGCTGGACTGGTTCGGGCGCCTGGGCGGCCCCGAGGCCCGCGCCGCGGCCGAGGCCTTCTGGAGCCGGCCCGACCCGCAGACCTGGGCGGCCTACTGGAGCCGCTGCCGCAGCCTCTACAACACCCAGCCGCCGCTGGACCCGCAGGCGGGCGAGCGCACCCTGGCGCGCACCGAGATCCTGCTGCACTTTGTGGCGCACGAAAAACAGGGCCTGGACCTGCTGCCGGGCCTGGCGCGAGCGGCCTGCCCGGTGCTGGTGCTGACGGGCGACCAGGACCCGGTCTGCCCCATCGAAGACGCGCGCGAGATCGCCGCGGCCCTGCCCGAGCGCTGGCGCCATTTCGCCTGCGTGGAGGGCGCCGGCCACGGCACCTGGCGCGACAAGCCGCAGGCGGCCTATGCCGTCCTGCGGAACTTCCTGCTGGCCTGA
- a CDS encoding sensor histidine kinase, translating into MPPSSRQALVQVFNLRAMAAVFYICLGMALSRALTWYAPEAPLSEWLYSAVRYTRQTTITGLSLLLAVALVEAWLARPGARPRAAVLLRGMALFVGAILGTLARHHVARLHDPDAPWKWGWALSTCLLWTLLGGVAYSLWHTARAERQARQQLREAAQRHEALHAQQLEAQLSALNAQIEPHFLFNTLANVKRLYETAPERGRDMLLGLIAYLRAALPSMRRGESSLGQELELVRSYLTILQMRMGERLRFEIQAEPRLLPTRLPPMVLPTLVENAIKHGLSPLPEGGEIRIQAQRQEAGTLLLEVRDNGQGFAASGGSGVGLANTRARLEALFGPHASLELEAAQPRGVVARLRLPLDEVAA; encoded by the coding sequence ATGCCGCCCTCCTCCCGCCAGGCCCTGGTGCAGGTCTTCAATCTGCGAGCCATGGCCGCCGTGTTCTACATCTGCCTGGGCATGGCCCTGTCGCGGGCCCTGACCTGGTATGCGCCCGAGGCCCCGCTGTCGGAGTGGCTGTACTCGGCCGTGCGCTACACCCGCCAGACCACCATCACCGGCCTGAGCCTGCTGCTGGCCGTGGCCCTGGTGGAGGCCTGGCTGGCCCGGCCCGGCGCCCGCCCGCGGGCCGCCGTCCTGCTGCGCGGCATGGCGCTGTTCGTCGGGGCGATCCTGGGCACCCTGGCCCGCCACCATGTGGCCCGGCTCCACGATCCCGACGCCCCCTGGAAATGGGGCTGGGCCCTCTCCACCTGCCTGCTCTGGACCCTGCTGGGCGGCGTGGCCTACAGCCTCTGGCACACCGCCCGGGCCGAGCGCCAGGCCCGCCAGCAGCTGCGCGAGGCCGCCCAGCGCCACGAGGCGCTGCATGCCCAGCAGCTGGAGGCCCAGCTCTCGGCCCTGAACGCCCAGATCGAGCCGCACTTCCTCTTCAACACCCTGGCCAATGTGAAGCGCCTGTACGAGACCGCGCCCGAGCGCGGCCGCGACATGCTGCTGGGCCTGATCGCCTACTTGCGCGCCGCCCTGCCCAGCATGCGCCGCGGCGAATCCTCCCTGGGCCAGGAGCTGGAGCTGGTGCGCAGCTACCTGACCATCCTGCAGATGCGCATGGGCGAGCGCCTGCGCTTCGAGATCCAGGCCGAGCCCCGGCTGCTGCCCACTCGCCTGCCCCCCATGGTGCTGCCCACCCTGGTGGAAAACGCCATCAAGCACGGGCTCTCGCCCCTGCCCGAGGGCGGCGAGATCCGCATCCAGGCGCAGCGGCAGGAGGCCGGCACCCTGCTGCTGGAAGTGCGCGACAACGGCCAGGGCTTTGCCGCCAGCGGCGGCTCGGGCGTGGGCCTGGCCAACACCCGGGCGCGGCTGGAGGCCTTGTTTGGTCCGCACGCCAGCCTGGAGCTGGAGGCCGCCCAGCCACGCGGCGTGGTGGCCCGGCTGCGTCTGCCGCTGGACGAGGTGGCCGCATGA
- a CDS encoding histidine kinase: MSRVLSPAHGSTPGLAAPLRQLWRDWCSLRPREFLWFVLLGLAYGLTDLSGLVYLGDDPRWLEALSRQLFSPVIVTLLMMLCWLPAARSQPEHPRRLARLALATLLGSLIALLALRGLLSVLDWPSVDELLRARKGKPMRATSAGLSFLGDALQAFIPAMLAVSLIEWQQRRRRAEASLARLQHEQQALARRALASRLAALQAQVEPQFLFDTLVEIERAYAQGRPEAAPQMESLIHHLRVALPRLREPHVSPAHEAELLQSYLAVLAGRQQQTLQFSHHCPDSLRDTPLPPMLLLPLLQRALRLAAPRLPQRCSFSLEAREGGGLRLLLALDLPGLCGDDAELQALAERLRALVGGPAALHCRSSEDSTLFSLELHTA, from the coding sequence ATGAGCCGGGTGCTGAGCCCCGCCCACGGCAGCACGCCGGGCCTGGCCGCGCCGCTGCGCCAGCTCTGGCGTGACTGGTGCTCCCTGCGCCCGCGCGAGTTCCTGTGGTTTGTGCTGCTAGGCCTGGCCTATGGCCTGACCGACCTCAGCGGCCTGGTCTATCTGGGCGATGACCCGCGCTGGCTGGAAGCCCTGAGCCGCCAGCTCTTCTCGCCGGTCATCGTCACCCTCCTGATGATGCTGTGCTGGCTGCCCGCGGCCCGCAGCCAGCCCGAGCATCCCCGCCGCCTGGCCCGCCTGGCCCTGGCCACCCTGCTGGGCTCCCTGATCGCCCTGCTGGCCCTGCGCGGCCTGCTCAGCGTGCTGGACTGGCCCTCGGTGGACGAGCTGCTGCGCGCGCGCAAGGGCAAGCCCATGCGCGCCACCTCGGCGGGTCTGAGCTTTCTGGGCGACGCCCTGCAGGCCTTCATCCCGGCCATGCTGGCGGTGAGCCTGATCGAGTGGCAGCAGCGCCGGCGCCGCGCCGAGGCCAGCCTGGCCCGGCTGCAGCATGAGCAGCAGGCCCTGGCGCGCCGGGCCCTGGCGAGTCGCCTGGCGGCCCTGCAGGCCCAGGTGGAGCCGCAGTTCCTCTTTGACACCCTGGTGGAGATCGAGCGCGCCTATGCCCAGGGCCGGCCCGAGGCCGCACCGCAGATGGAAAGCCTGATCCACCATCTGCGCGTGGCCCTGCCGCGCCTGCGCGAACCCCATGTGAGCCCGGCCCATGAGGCCGAGCTGCTGCAGAGCTATCTGGCCGTGCTGGCCGGGCGCCAGCAGCAGACGCTGCAGTTCAGCCACCACTGCCCCGATTCCCTGCGCGACACGCCCCTGCCCCCCATGCTGCTCCTGCCCCTGCTGCAGCGCGCCCTGCGCCTGGCCGCCCCGCGCCTGCCGCAGCGCTGCAGCTTCAGCCTGGAAGCGCGCGAGGGTGGTGGCCTGCGCCTGCTGCTGGCCCTGGACCTGCCGGGCCTGTGCGGCGACGATGCCGAGCTGCAGGCCCTGGCCGAGCGCCTGCGCGCCCTGGTCGGCGGCCCCGCCGCGCTGCACTGCCGCAGCAGCGAGGACAGCACCCTCTTCAGCCTGGAGCTGCACACCGCATGA
- a CDS encoding LytTR family DNA-binding domain-containing protein → MRSLLAPTAVVAEDEATLRQELVERLAQLWPELSIVGEAADGVQALRLLDECRPDILFLDIQMPGATGLEVARQVAGRAHVVFVTAYDQYAVEAFEQGAVDYLLKPLQASRLFTTILRVKQRLALPPADLAGVLGQLGGAPGATAPAPARSGFLRWINASVGQTLRLITVDEVLYFQSDNKYTRVATREGEALIRKPLKELVEELDPQQFWQIHRSTLVNAAAVAGVTRDFRGRLQLRLKAHEDTLLVAESYTHLFKQM, encoded by the coding sequence ATGAGAAGCCTGCTTGCCCCCACCGCCGTGGTGGCCGAAGACGAAGCCACCCTGCGCCAGGAGCTGGTCGAGCGCCTGGCCCAGCTCTGGCCCGAGCTCAGCATCGTGGGCGAGGCCGCCGATGGCGTGCAGGCCCTGCGCCTGCTGGATGAGTGCCGGCCCGACATCCTCTTCCTGGACATCCAGATGCCCGGCGCCACCGGCCTGGAAGTCGCCCGCCAGGTGGCGGGGCGTGCCCATGTGGTCTTCGTCACCGCCTACGACCAGTACGCGGTGGAGGCCTTCGAACAGGGTGCGGTGGACTATCTGCTCAAGCCCCTGCAGGCCTCGCGCCTGTTCACCACCATCCTGCGCGTCAAGCAGCGCCTGGCCCTGCCACCGGCCGATCTGGCCGGCGTGCTGGGCCAGCTGGGCGGCGCCCCGGGCGCCACGGCGCCGGCCCCGGCGCGCAGCGGTTTTCTGCGCTGGATCAATGCCTCGGTGGGCCAGACCCTGCGCCTGATCACGGTGGACGAGGTGCTGTACTTCCAGTCCGACAACAAATACACCCGGGTCGCCACCCGCGAGGGCGAGGCCCTGATCCGCAAGCCGCTCAAGGAGCTGGTGGAGGAGCTGGACCCGCAGCAGTTCTGGCAGATCCACCGCTCCACCCTGGTCAACGCTGCGGCCGTGGCCGGCGTGACGCGCGACTTCCGCGGCCGCCTGCAGCTGCGGCTCAAGGCCCATGAGGACACCCTGCTGGTGGCGGAGAGCTACACGCATCTCTTCAAGCAGATGTAG
- a CDS encoding ABC transporter substrate-binding protein, which produces MHMARYCREGALALALGLPLGAGAGPAQLKLGTHELPPYSQQVNGQAEGLAVQAVRCALRKQGVAVEFVFLPWARAQSAARQGELDGFFAASQSAERDAWAMLSAPIAPQQWRWYLLRESRLDPLSPEFRQQARVSSFLGGNMLSWLRQEGYQLEAAPPRNEQLLQMLLKRRLDAVLANHLVMERMLAEQGAMGQVRSVLQQDKPLGVYFSQRFTAAHPNFLPRFNQALQGCAAR; this is translated from the coding sequence ATGCATATGGCGAGGTACTGCCGCGAGGGGGCTTTGGCCCTCGCGCTGGGACTGCCTCTGGGGGCTGGGGCCGGGCCGGCCCAGCTGAAGCTCGGCACGCATGAGCTGCCCCCTTACAGCCAGCAGGTCAACGGCCAGGCCGAGGGCCTGGCCGTGCAGGCGGTGCGCTGCGCCCTGCGCAAGCAGGGGGTGGCGGTGGAGTTCGTCTTCCTGCCCTGGGCGCGGGCGCAGTCGGCGGCACGCCAGGGTGAGCTGGACGGCTTCTTCGCGGCCTCGCAATCGGCCGAGCGCGATGCCTGGGCCATGCTCTCGGCGCCCATCGCGCCCCAGCAATGGCGCTGGTATCTGCTGCGCGAGAGCCGACTGGACCCGCTCTCGCCCGAGTTCCGCCAGCAGGCCCGGGTCAGCAGCTTTCTGGGCGGCAATATGCTGAGCTGGCTGCGCCAGGAGGGCTACCAGTTGGAGGCCGCGCCGCCGCGCAACGAACAGCTGCTGCAGATGCTGCTCAAGCGCCGCCTGGACGCGGTGCTGGCCAACCATCTGGTGATGGAGCGCATGCTGGCCGAGCAGGGGGCCATGGGCCAGGTCCGCTCGGTGCTGCAGCAGGACAAGCCCCTGGGCGTCTACTTCAGCCAGCGCTTCACCGCAGCCCATCCCAATTTCCTGCCCCGTTTCAATCAGGCTTTGCAGGGCTGCGCAGCGCGCTGA